tttgctttgttttccaTTGGATGAAACAAATAGAAACTAATGCTGAACCACAAAACCAAAACTACATTCTAAGCTTAAACAACACCATACACAAATGAAATAATCAAGTCTAACAATATAAGAAATATATTGGAAAAATTGAACTCAACATTCAAACACCAATTTTTTATCTAACCCTATCCCAACTGCAGACAAATTTATAAAAGCCAAACTTGACACCAAACTGCACAGTTATTACTCAAAGTCTTCCAAAACTTTTAGGATTGAAGTAGACTGAAATGAAATATTTACAGTAATCCCAAAGCTGACATTTCAGATTTACCTCTTTAGAAGGTATAGATGTTGAAACACACAGGAGAAGTAGGTCCCCATAAATCACCAGGGCCTCACATAACATCCTGGTTCACACCATACTCAACACCAcatctagtgtgtgtgtgtgtgtgtgtgtttacagtaACATGGCTTATCAGAACACCTGTTAGTAAGGACCTTCGGTACCAAGAGGTTTTTCTGAAAGGTGAGAGTGGACAAGCAAGTCCCTATAATCCACATGGGCTTCATATAACACATTCTAGATGACAccttaatatacacacacataaggcCCTTACTTGTGTTCCCATAAAATATCATCAActggagcatgtcaaaaacagcAGGCACCATATCACATTGATATAGATCAAGTTGTAAAGTGATGAACATTATTTTATTACACATAAGGCTGTCCAAACTGAGTTTCCACACTGATCAACGGTGTTATTAAGCACTGGATTAACTGCAAATTACCTTTTCAACACTGCTGACCAGACCAGGCCCTGAATGACTTGCGGCTTCATTTTGGTTGCATTCTGTGGCCGTCTACAACAGAAAGTGCAGAACAATATAACTAAAAAAAATCAGGATTAGGCATAAAGACTCTGTGTAAAACAACTGCAATTGCAATTACCTCTGAAAGCCCTGCTGAAAATGCACCAGGCTCTTTCAAAGGACTGTTTAACAAGGCCTCTCCCAAACTGGATTGTGTCTCAGAAGGTGCTTCCTGTTTGGAAAAGTTGAAAGTTATACTTTTTGTAAGGAAAATGTTTTATACTTAAATACTACACAGGTCATTTTGAGACATATTTAGGGTACAGTACTGCACAAAAGTCTGGATTAACTGTAAATTACCTTTTCAACACTATTGACCAGACCAGGCCCTGAATGACTTGCGGCTTCATTTTGGTTGCATTCTGTGGCCGTCTACAACAGAAAGTGCAGAacaatataacaaaaaaaaaatcaggattaGGCATAAAGACTCTGTAAAACAACTGCAATATATTTAGGGTACAGTACTgcacaaaagtcttaggcagtctaagaaaattatgtttaatcTTCCttctggtgtaaaactatgatgtcTCTCAAAGCATGTTagcttaaccatttcaaaacctctcctgaaTCCACCCAAGTATTTGCAGCAAAcatccaatacacccatgtatttcTTGACTTAATCACCGGTACACCTCAAAAGGCAAATCAATACGTTGACAACCATTTAAACGAAttcaactaattaattaattaattaattaattaattaagtgagctggtgctgaaatttaatttaaaaaatggaatggctaagatgccactgaggagaggtttggacattagatttacatttttaggatacatacacatatataattaAAGAATGAGTCTCAACTGGATGAAGATTTTGTTTCTCAGAAAGTTGTACTTGAAAACATGAGCAGAAGACCAAGAATaattttgctttgttttccaTTGGATGAAACAAATAGAAACTAATGCTGAACCACAAAACCAAAACTACATTCTAAGCTTAAACAACACCATAGACAAATGAAATAATCAAGTCTAACAATATAAGAAATATATTGGAAAAATTGAACTCAACATTCAAACACCAATTTTTTATCTAACCCTATCCCAACTGCAGACAAATTTATAAAAGCCAAACTTGACACCAAACTGCACAGTTATTACTCAAAGTCTTCCAAAACTTTTAGGATTGAAGTAGACTGAAATGAAATATTTACAGTAATCCCAAAGCTGACATTTCAGATTTACCTCTTTAGAAGGTATAGATGTTGAAACACACAGGAGAAGTAGGTCCCCATAAATCACCAGGGCCTCACATAACATCCTGGTTCACACCATACTCAACACCAcatctagtgtgtgtgtgtgtgtgtgtgtttacagtaACATGGCTTATCAGAACACCTGTTAGTAAGGACCTTCGGTACCAAGAGGTTTTTCTGAAAGGTGAGAGTGGACAAGCAAGTCCCTATAATCCACATGGGCTTCATATAACACATTCTAGATGACAccttaatatacacacacataaggcCCTTACTTGTGTTCCCATAAAATATCATCAActggagcatgtcaaaaacagcAGGCACCATATCACATTGATATAGATCAAGTTGTAAAGTGATGAACATTATTTTATTACACATAAGGCTGTCCAAACTGAGTTTCCACACTGATCAACGGTGTTATTAAGCACTGGATTAACTGCAAATTACCTTTTCAACACTGCTGACCAGACCAGGCCCTGAATGACTTGCGGCTTCATTTTGGTTGCATTCTGTGGCCGTCTACAACAGAAAGTGCAGAACAATATAACTAAAAAAAATCAGGATTAGGCATAAAGACTCTGTGTAAAACAACTGCAATTGCAATTACCTCTGAAAGCCCTGCTGAAAATGCACCAGGCTCTTTCAAAGGACTGTTTAACAAGGCCTCTCCCAAACTGGATTGTGTCTCAGAAGGTGCTTCCTGTTTGGAAAAGTTGAAAGTTATACTTTTTGTAAGGAAAATGTTTTATACTTAAATACTACACAGGTCATTTTGAGACATATTTAGGGTACAGTACTGCACAAAAGTCTGGATTAACTGTAAATTACCTTTTCAACACTATTGACCAGACCAGGCCCTGAATGACTTGCGGCTTCATTTTGGTTGCATTCTGTGGCCGTCTACAACAGAAAGTGCAGAacaatataacaaaaaaaaaatcaggattaGGCATAAAGACTCTGTAAAACAACTGCAATATATTTAGGGTACAGTACTgcacaaaagtcttaggcagtctaagaaaattatgtttaatcTTCCttctggtgtaaaactatgatgtcTCTCAAAGCATGTTagcttaaccatttcaaaacctctcctgaaTCCACCCAAGTATTTGCAGCAAAcatccaatacacccatgtatttcTTGACTTAATCACCGGTACACCTCAAAAGGCAAATCAATACGTTGACAACCATTTAAACGAAttcaactaattaattaattaattaattaattaattaagtgagctggtgctgaaatttaatttaaaaaatggaatggctaagatgccactgaggagaggtttggacattagatttacatttttaggatacatacacatatataattaAAGAATGAGTCTCAACTGGATGAAGATTTTGTTTCTCAGAAAGTTGTACTTGAAAACATGAGCAGAAGACCAAGAATaattttgctttgttttccaTTGGATGAAACAAATAGAAACTAATGCTGAACCACAAAACCAAAACTACATTCTAAGCTTAAACAACACCATAGACAAATGAAATAATCAAGTCTAACAATATAAGAAATATATTGGAAAAATTGAACTCAACATTCAAACACCAATTTTTTATCTAACCCTATCCCAACTGCAGACAAATTTATAAAAGCCAAACTTGACACCAAACTGCACAGTTATTACTCAAAGTCTTCCAAAACTTTTAGGATTGAAGTAGACTGAAATGAAATATTTACAGTAATCCCAAAGCTGACATTTCAGATTTACCTCTTTAGAAGGTATAGATGTTGAAACACACAGGAGAAGTAGGTCCCCATAAATCACCAGGGCCTCACATAACATCCTGGTTCACACCATACTCAACACCAcatctagtgtgtgtgtgtgtgtgtgtgtgtgtttacagtaACATGGCTTATCAGAACACCTGTTAGTAAGGACCTTCGGTACCAAGAGGTTTTTCTGAAAGGTGAGAGTGGACAAGCAAGTCCCTATAATCCACATGGGCTTCATATAACACATTCTAGATGACAccttaatatacacacacataaggcCCTTACTTGTGTTCCCATAAAATATCATCAActggagcatgtcaaaaacagcAGGCACCATATCACATTGATATAGATCAAGTTGTAAAGTGATGAACATTATTTTATTACACATAAGGCTGTCCAAACTGAGTTTCCACACTGATCAACGGTGTTATTAAGCACTGGATTAACTGCAAATTACCTTTTCAACACTGCTGACCAGACCAGGCCCTGAATGACTTGCGGCTTCATTTTGGTTGCATTCTGTGGCCGTCTACAACAGAAAGTGCAGAacaatataacaaaaaaaatcaggattAGGCATAAAGACTCTGTAAAACAACTGCAATTGCAATTACCTCTGAAAGCCCAGCTGAAAATGCACCAGGCTCTTTCAAAGGACTGTTTAACAAGGCCTCTCCCAAACTGGATTGTGTCTCAGAAGGTGCTTCCTGTTTGGAAAAGTTGAAAGTTATACTTTTTGTAAGGAAAATGTTTTATACTTAAATACTACACAGGTCATTTTGAGACATATTTAGGGTACAGTACTGCACAAAAGTCTGGATTAACTGTAAATTACCTTTTCAACACTATTGACCAGACCAGGCCCTGAATGACTTGCGGCTTCATTTTGGTTGCATTCTGTGGCCGTCTACAACAGAAAGTGCAGAacaatataacaaaaaaaaaatcaggattaGGCATAAAGACTCTGTAAAACAACTGCAATATATTTAGGGTACAGTACTgcacaaaagtcttaggcagtctaagaaaattatgtttaatcTTCCttctggtgtaaaactatgatgtcTCTCAAAGCATGTTagcttaaccatttcaaaacctctcctgaaTCCACCCAAGTATTTGCAGCAAAcatccaatacacccatgtatttcTTGACTTAATCACCGGTACACCTCAAAAGGCAAATCAATACGTTGACAACCATTTAAACGAAttcaactaattaattaattaattaagtaagTAAGTGAactggtgctgaaatttaatttaaaaaatggaatggctaagatgccactgaggagaggtttggacattagatttacatttttaggatacatacacatatataattaAAGAATGAGTCTCAACTGGATGAAGATTTTGTTTCTCAGAAAGTTGTACTTGAAAACATGAGCAGAAGACCAAGAATaattttgctttgttttccaTTGGATGAAACAAATAGAAACTAATGCTGAACTACAAAACCAAAACTACATTCTAAGCTTAAACAACACCATAGACAAATGAAATAATCAAATCTAACAATATAAGAAATATATAGGAAAAATTGAACTCAACATTCAAACACCAATTCTTCATCTAACCCTATCCCAACTGCAGACAAATCTATAAAAGTCAAACTTGACACCAAACTGTACAGTTATTACTCAAAGTCTTCCAGTACTTTCAGGATTGAAATAGACTGAAATAAAATAGTTACAGTAATCCCAAATCTGACATTTCAGATTTACCTCTTTAGAAGGTATTTTACTGGAATGTAGGATATTATTCAAATATTATGTTTCACATTACCTAGATTCCAGACACTAAACTCCAAACAGCAAGCACTCTGTTGCGGCTTTAAACTCAAAAGTCTCAAAACTCCCACAAATAGTTCTTAAACGCAGACTTTGCAAAGAAACAAAATGTTCATCCATTGCATGAAACAAATGGAAAATAGTGCTGAACTACAAAACTAAACTTTGAAAGCAAACATAAATAAAGCTAATATAAATAAAGCCCCCCCTAAAGTAtatccttttttgttttttgggggGCTTGCCCCTTTAAGTTCCTCCAGTTTACAGACCTGTCAATCAGTTTAAAAGCCCCAGTAGGTTCAACTGTAATAAAATTTCAGCAGTGAGTTGTAATTGAATTAGCCGGTTATGTTTATTCCATTTGGATTAAGAAacagtcatttttaaaagtcaAAATTTAAACTTTGACATACCGTGCATCTCCATGGCCAATCCGAATCACCATAATTATAGGTGATTTCCTCTCCTGGACTTATGCTCTTCAAAGTGAACAAGCACAGATAGGGTTTCCCATCCACCTTTAGGTTCTTCATTGTTGCATTAGGATTAATATGGTTATCATTTACCAGTCTTCCAAGTGACCCATCCTCCTTTGCTGCATCAATGCTACAAGCATATAATACTTTACTTTATGACTGAACAGTGCACAGTGTTCTAAGTAAGTATTCGAAGTAAACAAGAGACAGATTTAGGTCACCACATTTAATAAGGCTTCAGAAAATATACAACACTTAAAGTAATACAGaatataatttgaaaatatGTCCATTACTTTGCTCTGATACATACCACCATAGTTTTCCATTAAAACGGAACTCAAACATGAAGACTCTAAGACTGTCATGGTAAAGCCTTTGTCTGCTCTCACATTCCTGCTTGCTTATTAGTTCACCTCTATATTCCAATAGAAATTCTCCTTTTTCAAATGATACAGTACTGAAGACACCACGgcctatttaaaaaaacaaaaaacaaaatgagtAAGGCACAGTAATAAGAGTTGTAATCATGATCAGCCACACAAAGGATTTCACTCACCTTTAATAGGATTGATGTATTTAACATCCAGTCCTGCTTTATCTGTCCCTTTAGTGACATGAAATTTGGCCTCATCTTTAGGATTCATGCATCTTTTCCGGGGCATTTTCTATTTTCTGATGCAGACCTTTCTGAATTACCAACAAAAAACTGTACAGATTACCACTGTTATGATCCAATCAGGTCAAATAATGACTGCATGTTGGAATAAGATCCAACATCACAGTATAAACTGTAACTTGGCAAAGTTGGCATGGTAGTTAGTAGTGCTCACAACTGCAAAACACGTACTTTTTGCTGTTTATATTTTGACATTGGTAAACTTTTTATTGCACACAGAAAGGACAGTGTGCCAGACACTTGTACATAAGTCAAACAGTAGTTAAGCACCTCTGACTGAAAATAACAAACTGGTTGACATGTCTATAGCACGCTGCCAGAAATACacctatatgtatatatacatcgGTATTTTTTTGTAGAAGCTTATACAGAAGATGGGGTTATATATAAAGGTAATGTTTTCAGGAACTACTCATTATCTAGTGATATCGAACATGGTTTGCCTAAACCTTGAccaaatatgtttaaaaaaagtTCGCTGTAACATACATAGaaagaaatatacatatacCAGATACTTAAGTCACTAAAGTGCGCTACAGATTGAGCGAATATACCGATTAAATATATTACTAAAATTTGTTAAGAATTATCAACAgcaaaaaaactgtaataactACACCTAAGCACAGTTTAATTACAATATTAAAGCCCAGCGATACGCTGAGAAGTCATGGCCTGAGTATGGCCAGCGGAGAGCAGCCTGCACGCTAGCAAAAACTGCGTGTAGGCCAGTGGCTAAATTAAAGCCTACTGGCTACATACGATAGCTTTTAATACTGCATTTCAAACTACATAAAAGTCCATTAAGTTTAATTAAAACGCACATGGAACTATcatcggttttttttttttattgaagccATTACTTAAGTTATTTTTATTACTTAATTCACATACCTAGTGCAACGATTGCATGAATATAATCAACTTTAACGTTAACTTAGATGGAATGGCCAGTATCATACCAAACTACATAAACATTCGCCCCACTGCCCCAGTATGTTTTCTTACCTGACAAAGATGCTTGTTCGTGCCAGTTCGGTCGAACGAAATATCCAAAATAATCTTCCCTTCTTCCACGATCCTTCTTGGACGCAAAACGTGGCGCATTCAATAACAAATCTGAAGCGTTCTATATTCTATGTCCAGTGGCCTGCGTGAATGCTGAACGCGGTATGCAAATTAGCCATGTGGTCGGAGTAGGAACAGACATGCGCGGTAAACCAGCCAATCACGAGCGAGAGCGCGAATTTCAGTTAGTGTATCGAAAATGTGTATCGAAGTGTAGTACTGCAACCAGCCTACAGCACGCGCAGTTCTATACACTCGGATACACTCAAAATCAGGTTGAGGGATTTATAAGGACTTTTAAAGAAAATTAGAGAATATGTTAATTACAACATAAGGAACGTAGAAACAGTCTCTGAATTACGGGGACCATGACTTGGTCCTTATAATTCAAAATGTCCTTGTAGTGCTGGTGAGATGTCAGGTAAATTGTCCCTCTAAATCACATagaccaacacacacacacacacacacacatacacacacacatacacaaatacacacatacgGGTTTTTAAGTCTTAAGAGGACTTTGCCTCCCAAACCAGTTGAAACATGGTTTTAGGGGACCCACCTTTCCCTTTGCTCTAGAGAAGTGCTGTAAACatcaaaaaaattattttgctttgCACAACACAAATATCACTTCATATTAATTCTAAAGTAAATTAAGCTCTTTACATTACCACCTGACACTATGGTAGCATATGGGAACCTCCCAAGAAACTCCCTCCTACGACGAGAACATTGTTTGTGAGGTCATACATGATTTTCCAGGACAtcaaatgaacacacacacaaacatgtccATTCACTGTGCTAGAAGGTCAGTGATGTTTTATTGGACCTCGAATatgcacaaaaacaaaaatgacttTTTTCCTGATTAATGAAATGCAGATTACTTATGCACAAGTACTAACgtgaaattaaaatattaatattaaaataattaattttttattataacTTGTAACAAAAGACTTTCTGCAACTTAAGAGTGCATGACACGAGGGCAAATTCTTTACTCCCCAAAAATTTGAAATAAACAATATTTTTCTCCTTGGCATTTttgcctctatagaaaataatatatattcaaTTAGACATGGTTTTCCTTTTTAGTGTGATCCCTCTATTTCTAACAAAATCTCTTATATTTTGTACAGTGCGCCCTGCCAGAACAGGGTCCTCAGCTGACTTGCACTGCTGACACTCTGCCATTGTTGCCAGTTTTCCTTTGGTTATATGAtctttaaaatgtttcaatacaGCTGTCACCTCCTGTTTTGACCACTGTGTTCGCGACTTCTTCTTTGAGGTTTTAATTGCTGCTGTAAAAACCTGGCCCActgtcacagaaaaaaaacaaatcagtcaGTATTAtttagatgcaaacacatacaaATAACTGAAGTAGTTATACATGAGATTGCTGAGAATGATAATGTTGAGCTGGGATATAATTTACTACAGTTGCATGTGTAGGGCAGTTCTTTCAGTAAAGAATGCATACAACCTGTATCGAAAAGCTAAATTTGTGTATTAATTACAAAGGATATAAAAATAGTCATTTATGAAGAATGACACCAGAATTCCTGTGCTATAATCTGTAGTAATGTTAAACTTAACATTATTCCATTTAATTAGCACACAGACATTTAAAAGTTATGTTATCCAAGGTTTAGAAAGCTGAGCTTCACAATGGTTTAAAGATGGATTCATACCCAGGTCATACCCAAATTAATTACACATATTAACTGGCTAAATAAGGCAAGAATTCAACACATAGAATATTGCAAATAAGAGAAACAGCATGAATGTCACTACATGAATGTTACTTGATGGGAGACAGAGGGAAATCCAGATTGATCCAGAGTAGCTCTCCATATGGCTCTTTTTCAGCAAAGGTCCCCCACCACTAAAACTCACTGAGAAAAATGACCTCCCTAGAGACCTGTGACAAAAGTCCTGACTCAGTTGTGTTGCTTTACTCTTATGATGATTGTACAGACTACAAATGGCTTTGGGGAACACCATTCATGTTGCCACAAGTCCCAAAAGCATCAGAATCTATGGCAACGTGTAAGATGTGCCACAACGCCAGCCAAATATACCACTTAGCAGTGGACAAACTTATAGTCTCGGTAATCAAGCTTCTTTCCATAAAAAAATCGGAATTATACTGAAAGTTACCACTGATGGAATCTGTTGAGCCTCCAGCATTATCTTCTGTAGCTGGCTGAATGCTTTGACTTTCTGTAAGAATATGGAACTGCTCAGTCAGTATACATGCAAACAATTCTAGTAGAACATGgaagaaaaataaactgaatatgCTGCTAACACTGCAGAATGCATGAAAATACTTTAAAAATACCATTCAGTCTTGGTGTGCCCAAGGTAGCATCCTCTGTATCACTGTCAGGTTCAGTTCCATCACTgccatcagttaagttgatctcatcttaaacaaagaaatcaAATTGAACTAAACTGGGACAATGATGCTACAAAACATATTATGCTCATGTTTTAAAAGTATCTGAGGTGCATATAGTTAACCAATCCAGATGAATGTGCTCAGATTTCACATATTTATCATGAAAAGGACATTCAGGAAGTAGATACTGTACAAAAGCGTACCTTCAATTTCAATTTCATCGAGTGATTTGCCTTGAAAGTTAGGGAGACACCCTTTTTCCATAGCAAGCAGAAGTTTGGATATTTTTGCCAGCTGAGTTGTCGCTTCTGGAAGCCTGTAATACTCACGGTGTACACGAATATCGTGCCCCAAGAAGTCAGCAACTTGATCTAATTCATTGTTTTTCAAATTAAGAATTTGTGATAGAGTGGCCACGTGTTTGCGCAAATGTGTTGACCTGAGATGTTGTGGATTTTGAGCACCACACTGAGTTGCATAGAGCCGCAAGCAATCTTGACCTCTGTAATGACTCTGGCATTTGGGTCTAGCAAACAAGAAGCAGTTATCCTGAACCGCACACTCTGTTCTTTTATTCACCAGAAGTGTTAGGGCATCTACCATATCTGGTGTGAGGAGGACAGCAACCTTTCGACCTCTTTTACCTCTGATTTCAACTCTACTAAAATGACTACAGAGTTTCTGCTCAAATTTGGAAAGACCTACTGCAACATCTGCGTGAAGTAGTGTGTTCTCTCTTTCCTGGAAGCTTTTGAGCTGCATTTTAGAGACTTCACCGGCACGCCTACGATTGAAAATAATTACCCTTGCAAGGGTAGCTTTTGCAAGTTCTGCATAACTTTGTGATGATGATGTTTTTTTCAGGTTTTCAGATGCTGCATTGGCAGTAGTTTCCAGGTGTTTATGAAGGAGCTGAACATCATGAGTGAAAGGCAGTGTTGACGGTTTATTGAATTTTGCTTCATTCATTGTGCTTAAAGCCCTGTGTGATATTAGCTCAGACCACTTGGTGGTATATagctttctgaatgtctcagttGACTTAATTAACTCTTCATCTTCTGCCATTAGACCTCTGCAGTGGATGAGCTCGCAGACCTTTTGCAATGTGTGGCCCAATTTCAATGCTAGGCTTGGCCTTTGGTAGTAGTTTTTTTCTTCGTCATGACCTGACACTTTCTTCACAGCTTCAATAACATGCTGGAAATTAGCTGGTTTTATAGCTTCCTCAAGGCTGTATATAGAGGACTCACTGCGCAATGTTATCAAAAACCTCCCAATTTCTCGAAGCTTCTGACGAATATATTCAAACTTGGTAGGGTCATTTCCATGTTTGTTGAAGAATGACTGCGCTAGCTGAAGAATGCAGAAGTCATTGCGTACAACAGAAGATATCTCATCTTCCTTCATTGCACTCAAGAGCTTCCAAACTCCTCCAGATATCTGCTGCAAAGATGTAGACTCTGCCATGGCAGCCAAACCCAACACTCTGGTCCGTCCCTGATGTTCACTTACTGAACCTGGCTTTGAGGAACATCTTCTCACATGTCGCCATAGTTCTTTACGCCCAAACATTGCTTTGCAGTACATACAATGCACAAACTGTTTTGAATCACAATCTTTGTTTGGCCTtcgttttactttaagcaacccATTTCCTTTCTCTAATACATTGGAATTATGCCGATAGTTCCCCTTGTTCCGAATTTTTTCTAGTAGTCTTTTGCGTTCTTTTGAGCGTTTTGGAAATGACAGTGCTTGTGCAACTTCAACTTCAGTCAAATGGGTTTTTAAATGACGAGATATTTTTGACTGTGGTTTcccacaaatgtaacagtaattCTTATTTTCAGAACAAGAAATGTCTGATGATTGAAGACATTTCTCAGCTCCAGCCATGTTACCCTTTGCTCCTGCCACTGATACATCCTTATAATCTCCAGGCAAATCAAGTGCACTAGTACCACCTATTATTTCCAACTGCTGTTCACTTGTAGGTGTTTTATGGTCTTTCCTGGGCAAAGAACCACGATCTGATCTATTAATTAAAGCGTCAACTTTTGATGATCTTTTGATCTCTGAAAGGCGTTTAACTTGACTGGTACTTGAAAGTAAATCTGTCCCTTCTGCAGAACTGTCTGACTCATTGTCTG
The Brienomyrus brachyistius isolate T26 unplaced genomic scaffold, BBRACH_0.4 scaffold45, whole genome shotgun sequence DNA segment above includes these coding regions:
- the LOC125723034 gene encoding uncharacterized protein LOC125723034 isoform X1, producing the protein MDKCSACFGPVAPLKWIGLRCKVCSKFWHKNCFAKFEKNDEEPLSWDIGFSSSDEEVSLSDEEYVPDSDSESCSSVELAAGYVNNVQNKCSSNEQNVKVATSECTKSQKTKLNQEGVSKGSQYLKAREVSCLNEDDLFCCLEELTSGESDNESDSSAEGTDLLSSTSQVKRLSEIKRSSKVDALINRSDRGSLPRKDHKTPTSEQQLEIIGGTSALDLPGDYKDVSVAGAKGNMAGAEKCLQSSDISCSENKNYCYICGKPQSKISRHLKTHLTEVEVAQALSFPKRSKERKRLLEKIRNKGNYRHNSNVLEKGNGLLKVKRRPNKDCDSKQFVHCMYCKAMFGRKELWRHVRRCSSKPGSVSEHQGRTRVLGLAAMAESTSLQQISGGVWKLLSAMKEDEISSVVRNDFCILQLAQSFFNKHGNDPTKFEYIRQKLREIGRFLITLRSESSIYSLEEAIKPANFQHVIEAVKKVSGHDEEKNYYQRPSLALKLGHTLQKVCELIHCRGLMAEDEELIKSTETFRKLYTTKWSELISHRALSTMNEAKFNKPSTLPFTHDVQLLHKHLETTANAASENLKKTSSSQSYAELAKATLARVIIFNRRRAGEVSKMQLKSFQERENTLLHADVAVGLSKFEQKLCSHFSRVEIRGKRGRKVAVLLTPDMVDALTLLVNKRTECAVQDNCFLFARPKCQSHYRGQDCLRLYATQCGAQNPQHLRSTHLRKHVATLSQILNLKNNELDQVADFLGHDIRVHREYYRLPEATTQLAKISKLLLAMEKGCLPNFQGKSLDEIEIEDEINLTDGSDGTEPDSDTEDATLGTPRLNESQSIQPATEDNAGGSTDSISVGQVFTAAIKTSKKKSRTQWSKQEVTAVLKHFKDHITKGKLATMAECQQCKSAEDPVLAGRTVQNIRDFVRNRGITLKRKTMSN
- the LOC125723034 gene encoding uncharacterized protein LOC125723034 isoform X3 — its product is MAGAEKCLQSSDISCSENKNYCYICGKPQSKISRHLKTHLTEVEVAQALSFPKRSKERKRLLEKIRNKGNYRHNSNVLEKGNGLLKVKRRPNKDCDSKQFVHCMYCKAMFGRKELWRHVRRCSSKPGSVSEHQGRTRVLGLAAMAESTSLQQISGGVWKLLSAMKEDEISSVVRNDFCILQLAQSFFNKHGNDPTKFEYIRQKLREIGRFLITLRSESSIYSLEEAIKPANFQHVIEAVKKVSGHDEEKNYYQRPSLALKLGHTLQKVCELIHCRGLMAEDEELIKSTETFRKLYTTKWSELISHRALSTMNEAKFNKPSTLPFTHDVQLLHKHLETTANAASENLKKTSSSQSYAELAKATLARVIIFNRRRAGEVSKMQLKSFQERENTLLHADVAVGLSKFEQKLCSHFSRVEIRGKRGRKVAVLLTPDMVDALTLLVNKRTECAVQDNCFLFARPKCQSHYRGQDCLRLYATQCGAQNPQHLRSTHLRKHVATLSQILNLKNNELDQVADFLGHDIRVHREYYRLPEATTQLAKISKLLLAMEKGCLPNFQGKSLDEIEIEDEINLTDGSDGTEPDSDTEDATLGTPRLNESQSIQPATEDNAGGSTDSISVGQVFTAAIKTSKKKSRTQWSKQEVTAVLKHFKDHITKGKLATMAECQQCKSAEDPVLAGRTVQNIRDFVRNRGITLKRKTMSN
- the LOC125723034 gene encoding uncharacterized protein LOC125723034 isoform X2 encodes the protein MDKCSACFGPVAPLKWIGLRCKVCSKFWHKNCFAKFEKNDEEPLSWDIGFSSSDEEVSLSDEEYVPDSDSESCSSVELAAGYVNNVQNKCSSNEQNVKVATSECTKSQKTKLNQEGVSKGSQYLKAREVSCLNEDDLFCCLEELTSGESDNESDSSAEGTDLLSSTSQVKRLSEIKRSSKVDALINRSDRGSLPRKDHKTPTSEQQLEIIGGTSALDLPGDYKDVSVAGAKGNMAGAEKCLQSSDISCSENKNYCYICGKPQSKISRHLKTHLTEVEVAQALSFPKRSKERKRLLEKIRNKGNYRHNSNVLEKGNGLLKVKRRPNKDCDSKQFVHCMYCKAMFGRKELWRHVRRCSSKPGSVSEHQGRTRVLGLAAMAESTSLQQISGGVWKLLSAMKEDEISSVVRNDFCILQLAQSFFNKHGNDPTKFEYIRQKLREIGRFLITLRSESSIYSLEEAIKPANFQHVIEAVKKVSGHDEEKNYYQRPSLALKLGHTLQKVCELIHCRGLMAEDEELIKSTETFRKLYTTKWSELISHRALSTMNEAKFNKPSTLPFTHDVQLLHKHLETTANAASENLKKTSSSQSYAELAKATLARVIIFNRRRAGEVSKMQLKSFQERENTLLHADVAVGLSKFEQKLCSHFSRVEIRGKRGRKVAVLLTPDMVDALTLLVNKRTECAVQDNCFLFARPKCQSHYRGQDCLRLYATQCGAQNPQHLRSTHLRKHVATLSQILNLKNNELDQVADFLGHDIRVHREYYRLPEATTQLAKISKLLLAMEKGCLPNFQGKSLDEIEIEDEINLTDGSDGTEPDSDTEDATLGTPRLNESQSIQPATEDNAGGSTDSISGL